The Kordia sp. SMS9 genome window below encodes:
- a CDS encoding efflux RND transporter permease subunit, whose amino-acid sequence MKKIISYFIKYPVAVNIIVIAFVLFGYFGYSSLKTSFFPQVNSNIITISAVYPGASPQEIEEGVVLPIETNLKGVVGVDRVTSTSSENNAVLTVEIDRSYNIDNVLADIKNAVDKIPNFPVGMEPPVIGKRENIAKSVSFVISGTDIPLRTLKQTARKVETDILRMQGISQVTLSGFPDEEIEIAVRESDLRAYNLSFQDIADAVSKTSIITTAGSVKTEAEEYLIRAKNRAYEAKSLENVVVKSDANGNIIQLKDIATVKDQFNESPNATFYNGEIAVTIDIQNTNSEDLLQTAEKVRTYIENFNKTSNKIQISITFDTSVILEQRTQLLLENALIGMVLVFIFLAIFLKPRLAFWVAFGLPVAFLGMFTFVGYFGITINVLSLFGMIIVIGILVDDGIVIAENIYSEYEKGKTPIRAAIDGTMQVIPPILSAIVTTVLAFSIFFFLDGDIGSFFGEVAIVVAVTLTVSLVEALIILPAHIAHSKALNREQKPNYLSKQAELLMNFIKNRIYAPSITFFMENVYTKILGLIIPTVFLMITLGAIAGGIIQFTFFPPVASETVSIELTMPEGTNEKITDSLAQKIETAVWKVNKKFATTDDPKQQPVLNAIKTIGPGSANATVLVNLLPGELRDFSADEISLAFKEEVGEIYGAEKLIYGSGTSLGGKPVSVSLVSDDIEDLRKAKEMVKAFIAKSPKVRDVVDTDPAGIKEIKVTLKDNAYSLGLQLNDVMSQIRSGFFGSEIQRFQRGQDEIRVWVRYVREERESIESLENMQIITPSGARVAFGEIATYTIARGEVSIRHLGGLREIRVEANMKNPKESATAIMQSISTEIMPKVIKKYPSVSQLFEGQNREAQKIIGSVATVGPVFLLLIYIVIVFTFRSYSQPLILLVIIPFSLIGVAWGHYIHGFPINILSMLGIIALVGIVVNDGLVLITKLNTFLKEGLPYKEAVIAAGKSRFRAIFLTSLTTIVGLAPLIFETSRQAQFLIPMAISVAYGIAIATVLTLFTLPILLSFFNAGKVNLTWLWTGKKPTNEAVERAIIEMESEQEFID is encoded by the coding sequence ATGAAAAAAATCATCTCCTATTTTATCAAATATCCTGTTGCGGTCAATATCATCGTGATTGCATTTGTGTTGTTTGGCTACTTCGGATATTCAAGTTTAAAAACGTCCTTTTTTCCACAAGTAAACTCCAACATTATCACCATTTCGGCAGTATATCCTGGTGCGTCTCCACAAGAAATTGAAGAAGGTGTGGTGTTGCCTATCGAAACAAATTTAAAAGGTGTCGTCGGTGTAGATCGTGTGACTTCAACATCGTCTGAAAACAATGCAGTACTTACGGTAGAAATTGATAGAAGCTACAACATTGACAACGTACTGGCAGATATAAAAAATGCCGTCGATAAGATTCCTAATTTCCCCGTTGGGATGGAACCGCCAGTAATTGGCAAACGTGAAAACATTGCAAAATCCGTCAGCTTTGTCATCAGTGGAACCGATATTCCGTTACGCACCTTAAAGCAAACGGCTCGAAAAGTAGAAACAGATATTCTGCGCATGCAAGGGATTTCGCAAGTGACACTTTCAGGTTTTCCTGATGAAGAAATTGAAATTGCCGTGCGAGAAAGTGATTTGCGCGCCTATAATTTGTCGTTTCAAGACATTGCCGATGCGGTTTCCAAAACGAGCATCATCACGACGGCAGGTTCGGTAAAAACAGAAGCTGAAGAATATTTAATTCGCGCAAAAAATCGTGCCTATGAAGCAAAATCACTTGAAAATGTCGTGGTAAAGTCTGATGCGAACGGAAATATCATTCAGTTGAAAGACATTGCTACGGTGAAAGATCAATTTAATGAATCGCCCAATGCCACCTTTTATAACGGCGAAATTGCCGTGACGATCGACATCCAAAATACCAACAGCGAAGACTTGTTGCAAACCGCAGAAAAAGTGCGTACGTATATTGAAAACTTCAACAAAACCAGTAATAAAATTCAAATATCCATTACGTTCGACACGTCTGTTATTCTAGAACAGCGTACGCAATTACTCCTTGAAAATGCACTCATCGGAATGGTCCTCGTCTTTATATTTTTGGCGATCTTTTTAAAACCACGTTTAGCGTTTTGGGTGGCATTTGGTTTGCCTGTCGCCTTCTTGGGAATGTTTACGTTTGTCGGTTATTTTGGAATTACCATTAACGTATTGTCATTGTTTGGAATGATCATCGTAATTGGTATTTTGGTCGATGACGGCATTGTCATTGCAGAAAATATCTACAGCGAATACGAAAAAGGAAAAACGCCCATCAGAGCTGCGATTGATGGTACGATGCAAGTAATTCCTCCTATTTTATCTGCTATTGTCACCACTGTTTTGGCATTTTCAATTTTCTTCTTTTTGGATGGAGATATTGGTTCTTTCTTTGGAGAAGTTGCCATTGTGGTCGCCGTGACTCTTACGGTTTCGTTGGTGGAAGCATTGATCATTCTGCCCGCGCACATTGCCCATTCTAAGGCATTGAATAGAGAACAAAAACCAAATTACCTCAGCAAACAGGCAGAACTCTTGATGAATTTCATCAAAAACCGCATCTACGCACCGTCCATTACTTTTTTTATGGAAAATGTGTACACAAAAATTTTAGGGCTAATCATCCCCACGGTATTCTTAATGATAACGCTTGGAGCGATTGCTGGCGGAATTATACAATTTACCTTTTTCCCTCCAGTTGCTAGTGAAACCGTTAGTATTGAATTGACCATGCCCGAAGGTACGAATGAAAAGATTACAGATTCGCTCGCACAAAAAATAGAAACCGCCGTTTGGAAGGTGAACAAAAAGTTTGCAACGACCGACGATCCTAAACAACAACCTGTATTAAACGCTATTAAAACTATTGGTCCAGGCTCAGCAAATGCTACTGTTTTAGTCAACCTATTGCCTGGCGAATTGCGTGATTTTTCTGCGGATGAAATTTCGCTGGCCTTTAAAGAAGAAGTGGGTGAAATTTACGGTGCTGAAAAACTTATTTACGGTTCGGGAACTTCTTTGGGTGGAAAACCTGTGTCGGTTTCTTTGGTCAGCGATGATATTGAAGACTTGCGAAAGGCAAAGGAAATGGTAAAGGCGTTTATTGCCAAAAGTCCAAAAGTGAGAGACGTTGTAGATACCGATCCTGCTGGAATTAAAGAAATTAAAGTAACATTAAAAGACAATGCATATTCACTCGGCTTGCAACTCAACGATGTGATGTCGCAAATACGAAGCGGATTTTTTGGTTCAGAGATTCAGCGTTTTCAGCGCGGACAGGATGAAATACGTGTGTGGGTTCGGTATGTACGTGAAGAACGCGAATCCATTGAAAGCTTAGAAAACATGCAAATTATTACGCCTTCAGGAGCGCGTGTGGCCTTTGGTGAAATTGCCACCTATACCATTGCGCGTGGTGAAGTAAGCATTCGTCATTTGGGCGGATTGCGCGAAATTCGTGTGGAAGCCAACATGAAAAACCCAAAGGAAAGTGCTACTGCCATTATGCAAAGTATTTCAACAGAAATCATGCCTAAAGTCATTAAAAAGTATCCAAGTGTATCGCAATTGTTTGAAGGTCAAAACCGAGAGGCACAAAAAATAATTGGTTCCGTGGCAACGGTTGGCCCAGTATTTTTATTGCTGATTTACATCGTGATTGTGTTTACCTTTCGCTCGTACAGTCAGCCGTTAATTTTGTTGGTAATCATTCCGTTTAGCTTGATTGGTGTGGCTTGGGGACATTATATTCACGGTTTCCCGATTAATATTTTGTCCATGCTTGGAATTATTGCCTTAGTGGGAATTGTAGTGAACGACGGACTCGTGTTAATTACCAAACTCAATACTTTCTTAAAAGAAGGTTTGCCATACAAAGAAGCCGTGATTGCGGCAGGAAAATCACGATTTAGAGCGATTTTTTTAACATCGTTGACCACCATTGTCGGATTGGCACCTTTGATTTTTGAAACGAGTCGCCAAGCACAATTTTTAATTCCGATGGCAATTTCGGTCGCGTATGGAATCGCAATTGCCACCGTATTGACCTTATTTACACTTCCTATTTTACTCTCGTTTTTCAATGCTGGAAAAGTGAATCTTACCTGGCTTTGGACTGGCAAAAAACCCACCAATGAAGCAGTAGAACGTGCCATTATTGAGATGGAAAGCGAACAAGAATTTATCGATTAA
- a CDS encoding efflux RND transporter periplasmic adaptor subunit, translating to MRKIIIVGVCIGLLLIGMFVSKTFSETPKKEAVIPNNAPKIVYVEKVTNSEIPIVVNANGNLVAKNKVELFAEVQGLLETSGKEFRPGVSFRKGETILKINSNEFYATILAQRSNLQNLIASIMPDMRLDYQESYNAWYAYLKEFNVNQTTQKLPPTNSDREQLFVTAKNIYNTFYTIKNLEERLVKYRITAPFSGTVTEANVNKGALVRSGQKLGEFINPSVYELEVNVNAMYVNLLQKGKEVLLNDIEQKQQYTGKVTRINARVDQSTQTVTVFIEVKDKNLREGMYLEANIPVEKAENAIEIDRKLLIDNNKLFVVNSKTLDLVKVTPIHSNDTKVVIKGLPDGATMLTQVLPNAYKGLIVNPVTIDE from the coding sequence ATGCGAAAAATAATCATCGTTGGTGTTTGTATCGGTTTACTATTGATCGGTATGTTTGTCTCTAAAACATTCAGCGAAACTCCTAAAAAAGAAGCAGTAATTCCCAATAATGCTCCCAAAATCGTCTATGTAGAAAAAGTGACCAATAGTGAAATTCCAATTGTTGTAAACGCCAACGGAAACTTAGTTGCCAAAAACAAAGTAGAATTGTTCGCAGAAGTACAAGGGTTGTTAGAAACTTCCGGAAAAGAGTTTCGTCCAGGTGTTAGCTTCCGAAAAGGAGAAACGATTCTAAAAATAAACAGCAACGAATTTTATGCAACGATTTTAGCACAACGCAGCAATCTGCAAAACTTGATTGCTTCCATCATGCCAGACATGCGTTTGGATTACCAAGAATCATACAATGCTTGGTATGCCTATTTAAAAGAATTTAATGTCAATCAAACAACACAAAAACTACCACCCACAAATTCCGATCGTGAACAACTATTTGTCACAGCAAAAAATATTTACAATACGTTTTACACGATTAAAAATTTAGAAGAAAGACTCGTCAAATACCGAATTACGGCACCTTTTAGTGGAACGGTTACCGAAGCAAACGTAAACAAAGGTGCCTTGGTGAGATCTGGTCAAAAATTGGGCGAATTTATCAATCCATCTGTGTATGAATTGGAAGTAAATGTCAATGCAATGTATGTGAATCTATTGCAAAAAGGAAAAGAAGTGTTGCTGAATGACATCGAACAAAAGCAGCAATACACTGGAAAAGTAACGCGCATCAATGCACGTGTAGATCAAAGTACGCAAACCGTCACCGTTTTTATCGAAGTAAAAGACAAAAATCTGAGAGAAGGCATGTATTTAGAAGCCAATATTCCCGTAGAAAAAGCAGAAAACGCCATTGAAATTGATCGAAAATTACTCATTGACAACAACAAACTCTTTGTTGTCAACAGCAAAACCCTCGATTTGGTAAAAGTAACTCCCATTCATTCCAACGATACGAAAGTCGTGATTAAAGGGTTGCCAGATGGCGCTACGATGCTTACGCAAGTACTTCCCAACGCCTACAAAGGATTGATAGTAAATCCTGTAACTATTGACGAATGA
- a CDS encoding DUF1737 domain-containing protein, with the protein MKYEILRDTKAEELESRIEKALSRGWKLQGGVSISTRGDNDIFFAQAIICE; encoded by the coding sequence ATGAAGTATGAAATATTAAGGGATACAAAGGCTGAAGAATTAGAAAGTCGAATAGAAAAGGCTTTAAGTCGTGGTTGGAAACTACAAGGAGGTGTATCAATAAGTACTAGAGGAGATAATGATATATTTTTTGCACAAGCTATTATATGTGAATAA
- a CDS encoding LytTR family DNA-binding domain-containing protein has product MKCIIIDDEPLAIDVIESYLLQIGGIDIVAKCNNPLDAITMLNKNQVDLVFLDIQMPNLTGIDLVKTVHNIPQFIFTTAYPQYALDAFNLNATDYLVKPIPFHRFLKAVTKAKEKYEMEHQERPNITSSSLQETSATNDFIFVKSEYENIKISVDDIKYIQGLKDYIKIHLKDSNKPVLTLSNFKVIQDKLPNYFLRVHRSFLVNINYIRALQKTKIIIDDIRIPIGETYKSEVLKRLGI; this is encoded by the coding sequence ATGAAATGTATTATTATTGATGATGAACCGCTGGCGATTGATGTGATAGAATCGTATTTACTCCAAATTGGCGGCATTGACATTGTGGCAAAATGCAACAATCCGCTAGACGCCATTACAATGCTAAACAAAAACCAGGTAGATTTGGTCTTTTTAGACATTCAAATGCCCAACCTTACGGGAATTGACTTGGTAAAAACCGTACATAACATTCCACAATTCATTTTCACAACGGCGTATCCGCAATATGCATTGGATGCGTTTAACCTCAACGCCACCGATTATTTGGTAAAACCAATTCCGTTTCACCGATTCTTAAAAGCGGTAACAAAAGCTAAAGAAAAATACGAAATGGAACATCAAGAGCGTCCTAACATTACGTCTTCAAGTCTGCAAGAAACGTCAGCGACCAACGACTTTATTTTTGTAAAATCGGAATATGAAAATATTAAAATTAGCGTGGACGACATCAAGTACATTCAAGGATTGAAAGATTATATCAAAATTCACCTCAAAGACAGCAACAAACCAGTGTTGACGCTTTCCAACTTCAAAGTCATACAAGACAAATTGCCAAATTATTTCTTGCGCGTACATCGTTCCTTTTTGGTGAACATCAATTACATTCGCGCCTTGCAAAAAACAAAAATTATCATTGACGACATTCGCATTCCTATTGGCGAAACTTATAAAAGTGAGGTGTTGAAGCGTTTGGGGATTTAG
- a CDS encoding sensor histidine kinase, giving the protein MGEYIKHRKRFFIHFFTWMFFISAISTQIFVERGSFPSDFLMRVSVKIVTFYVNYLFFVPLLLFRKKFILFLASIAVLLSINFIFDFYVLNRPDFLPLDTDKIPKSLPVLFSSMFIIVSTSIRIYEEWRKNDETKREIEASQNLSELEALKSQLSPHFLFNSLNSIYSLTRKKSNDAPEAVITLSELMRYMLYQADDEFVLLQQELDYIQNYIKLQRLRIAQNENVKINIHGTVSSQKVRPLLFISFIENAFKYGTDYKGNTDIKIEIKVQGDHLHFLCENIIGENTTDKENSGIGLKNTRDRLELLYPERHTLRITEKDRKFTINLSLKLD; this is encoded by the coding sequence TTGGGAGAATACATAAAACATAGAAAACGATTCTTTATCCATTTTTTCACATGGATGTTTTTCATTAGTGCCATTTCTACTCAAATTTTTGTGGAAAGAGGTTCTTTTCCAAGCGATTTTTTAATGCGAGTAAGTGTCAAAATTGTCACCTTTTATGTGAATTACTTGTTCTTTGTTCCGCTATTATTATTCAGAAAAAAGTTCATACTCTTTCTGGCTTCAATTGCCGTGTTACTGAGTATCAATTTTATTTTTGATTTTTATGTTTTGAATAGGCCAGATTTTCTTCCGCTGGACACGGACAAAATTCCAAAATCGCTTCCTGTATTGTTTTCTTCTATGTTTATCATTGTAAGTACGAGCATTCGTATTTATGAAGAATGGAGAAAAAATGATGAAACCAAACGCGAAATTGAAGCTTCACAAAATTTATCAGAGTTGGAAGCTTTAAAAAGTCAGTTGAGCCCGCATTTTTTGTTCAACTCGTTAAATAGTATTTATTCGCTTACGCGGAAAAAATCCAATGACGCACCCGAAGCAGTCATTACCTTGTCGGAATTAATGCGCTACATGTTGTATCAAGCAGATGACGAATTTGTATTGCTTCAGCAAGAGCTGGATTACATTCAAAATTACATCAAACTGCAACGCTTACGCATCGCGCAGAATGAAAACGTAAAGATCAACATTCACGGCACAGTTTCATCACAAAAAGTAAGACCACTTTTATTTATCTCTTTTATTGAAAACGCCTTTAAATACGGCACCGATTACAAAGGAAATACCGACATTAAAATAGAAATCAAAGTACAAGGTGATCACTTGCATTTTTTGTGTGAAAATATCATCGGTGAGAACACGACAGACAAAGAAAACTCAGGGATTGGACTCAAAAATACGCGCGATCGTTTGGAGCTTTTATATCCGGAGCGTCACACCTTGAGAATTACTGAAAAAGATCGAAAATTTACCATCAATCTCTCCTTAAAACTAGACTAA
- a CDS encoding DUF4907 domain-containing protein, producing MKILQKNTYKTLLLLLVLCTACVEQNYGITSEVIPLTKGFGYVIRIEEKVVIKQTFIPAVQGNVPFCTEQDAQRTADLVTKKMIESKGPSVTLEELKQLQIDFNCVHLL from the coding sequence ATGAAAATTTTACAAAAAAATACATATAAAACCCTTTTGCTCCTACTCGTACTTTGTACGGCTTGTGTAGAGCAAAACTACGGAATTACCTCAGAGGTGATTCCGTTAACTAAAGGATTTGGGTACGTAATTCGAATTGAGGAAAAAGTGGTGATCAAACAAACATTTATTCCTGCTGTTCAAGGAAATGTACCTTTTTGCACAGAACAAGATGCACAACGCACGGCTGATTTAGTCACTAAAAAAATGATTGAAAGCAAAGGCCCATCGGTTACTTTAGAAGAACTCAAACAATTACAAATAGATTTTAATTGTGTACATTTACTTTGA
- a CDS encoding kelch repeat-containing protein — protein MICTLMVSMMLCISCDNNDDDTSRGNWTDRSVFDGTPRSNAFSFMIDNNGYMGTGYDGDDYLTDFWQYDMNGDFWVQKAAFPGTPRSSASAFAIDNKGYAGLGYDGDNELGDFWEYDVATNSWTQKASFAGTPRYEAVGFAGNGFGYLGTGYDGDNDKKDFWRYNPTTDEWTELVGFGGQKRRGGIAFNLNDKVYLGTGESNGLFVDDFWEFDTATEQWTKLRDLDDDDDYRVMRSFGTGFAINGLGYIATGYNVGAIGTVWEYSPGTDTWEEVTGLEAAIRQDAISFSNGTRGLVLLGRTGNLYLDDNYELFPQEEYNEDD, from the coding sequence ATGATATGCACACTTATGGTCAGCATGATGCTATGCATAAGTTGCGATAATAACGATGATGATACCTCACGCGGAAATTGGACAGATCGTTCTGTATTTGACGGAACACCACGAAGCAATGCCTTTTCTTTTATGATTGACAATAACGGATACATGGGAACTGGCTATGATGGCGACGATTACCTAACCGACTTCTGGCAATATGATATGAATGGAGATTTTTGGGTGCAAAAAGCTGCTTTTCCAGGAACACCACGAAGTTCTGCTTCTGCCTTTGCCATTGATAATAAAGGATATGCAGGTTTAGGCTATGATGGCGATAATGAATTGGGTGATTTTTGGGAATATGATGTTGCCACAAATAGCTGGACACAAAAAGCAAGCTTTGCTGGTACGCCACGCTATGAAGCAGTCGGTTTTGCTGGAAATGGATTTGGCTATTTAGGCACAGGTTACGATGGCGATAATGATAAAAAAGACTTTTGGCGTTACAATCCAACGACGGATGAATGGACAGAGTTAGTTGGTTTTGGTGGACAAAAACGAAGAGGCGGTATCGCTTTTAACTTAAATGACAAAGTATACTTAGGCACTGGTGAAAGCAACGGACTTTTCGTAGATGATTTCTGGGAATTTGATACCGCAACCGAACAATGGACCAAATTGCGCGATTTAGATGATGACGATGATTACCGTGTAATGCGTTCTTTTGGAACTGGTTTTGCCATTAACGGTTTGGGCTACATTGCTACCGGATATAATGTAGGTGCCATCGGAACGGTATGGGAATACAGCCCTGGAACTGATACTTGGGAAGAAGTGACTGGATTAGAAGCGGCAATTAGACAAGATGCCATTAGTTTCTCTAACGGAACCAGAGGTTTGGTTTTGCTTGGAAGAACAGGAAATCTATACTTAGACGACAATTATGAATTATTTCCGCAAGAAGAATACAACGAAGACGATTAG
- a CDS encoding DUF6268 family outer membrane beta-barrel protein, translated as MKKTHWCCMLFCMTVMICAAQEKPDLLSFNYTMTPEGEDEVEFYRTNVSANIPIKLKKGMLMNSVGLDYFQLNHNGVNFSTTAFNEIYGINYRLMYIRPISSNGWNLQVSGGTSIVSNLASSIQSEDFQFNASLGVKKFGGSPEKPYELTIGVGYLPVFGEPRILPIINYTKKLNEKYTISLGFPRMFVSYRMTEKSEFRLSSWFNGFYANLSEDVIIPGTRKAQKSLFVSAGLGLEYNYWMDSNWAISVKGGYSFLNEYELLDEDNNTLYDFDAAAKPYFSTGIKFNLNTKKRNDEQQK; from the coding sequence ATGAAAAAGACGCATTGGTGTTGTATGCTGTTTTGTATGACTGTAATGATATGCGCTGCGCAGGAAAAGCCAGATTTACTTTCGTTCAACTATACCATGACTCCCGAAGGAGAAGATGAAGTAGAGTTTTACCGAACAAATGTGAGTGCCAATATTCCCATCAAACTAAAGAAAGGAATGTTGATGAATTCCGTAGGATTGGACTATTTTCAGTTGAATCACAACGGTGTCAATTTTAGCACTACTGCATTTAACGAAATATATGGTATCAATTACCGATTGATGTACATACGCCCAATTTCATCAAATGGTTGGAATTTACAAGTCAGTGGAGGAACTTCCATCGTATCCAACTTGGCATCAAGTATACAATCAGAAGACTTTCAATTCAATGCAAGTTTGGGCGTGAAAAAATTTGGAGGAAGTCCTGAAAAGCCATACGAATTGACAATTGGTGTTGGCTATCTTCCTGTATTTGGAGAACCTAGAATTTTACCAATTATCAATTATACGAAGAAATTGAATGAAAAATATACGATCAGTTTAGGGTTTCCACGCATGTTTGTGTCGTACCGAATGACAGAAAAAAGTGAGTTTCGATTGTCTTCATGGTTCAATGGGTTTTATGCCAACTTGAGTGAAGATGTCATTATTCCAGGCACGCGAAAAGCACAAAAATCCTTGTTTGTTTCTGCGGGACTCGGCTTGGAATACAACTATTGGATGGACAGCAATTGGGCAATATCTGTAAAAGGCGGCTATTCTTTCTTAAATGAATATGAACTTTTAGACGAAGACAACAATACGCTGTATGACTTTGACGCTGCGGCAAAACCTTACTTTTCAACAGGAATAAAATTTAATTTAAATACTAAAAAACGAAATGATGAGCAACAAAAATAA
- a CDS encoding DUF4270 family protein, which translates to MKYLYSWLCVLVLASCSIDRENISLTVGEEFNDLTTRVILIDTLQIEASTFKFDSIITSNTTRILVGSYTDPVFGTTTSDSYLELIPTDGDFDLRDDAVYDSIALIMKYDRYFYNDTIPQQRFTVHEVTDNIKTDTDAFYNTTTFETNENPIGDIVFEARPTKGDSLHIPIDQAYGQLLFERLNDNTINDIDDFLNRYNGIQIRPDAQNTSVLGFSPSPNNTFLRLYYTVPDEIEDQEYEKDFSVNGVKLFNHIESDRTGTIFQDLNNQETDAIASETTDDKSYIQAGTGIALKVEIPHIKNLFDVAGENGVLMSANLRFRPSLNSYTQNLTIRDSLVTFILDQNTEVESQLFQLDGSPVYAEIEDQNDEFNTLTYSVPIDFFVQTKLQERFEQNTSLSFYPVTFNSSVDRFIIDGEGSSNSRKITLEITYAVYEDEE; encoded by the coding sequence ATGAAATACCTATATAGTTGGTTATGCGTACTTGTACTGGCTTCTTGCAGTATAGATCGGGAGAATATTTCGCTCACAGTGGGCGAAGAGTTTAATGATCTTACTACACGTGTCATACTGATTGATACGTTACAGATAGAAGCTTCCACATTTAAGTTTGATTCTATTATTACATCGAATACGACGCGAATTTTAGTGGGCTCATACACTGATCCAGTTTTTGGAACAACGACTTCGGATAGTTATTTAGAATTGATTCCAACCGATGGCGATTTTGATTTGCGTGATGATGCCGTGTACGATTCCATTGCGTTGATTATGAAGTACGATCGTTATTTTTACAACGATACCATTCCGCAGCAGCGTTTTACTGTACATGAAGTAACAGACAATATTAAAACAGATACTGACGCTTTTTACAACACCACAACGTTTGAAACAAACGAAAACCCGATTGGTGATATTGTGTTTGAAGCGCGTCCAACCAAAGGAGATTCCTTGCATATTCCCATTGATCAAGCGTATGGACAATTGTTATTTGAACGTTTGAATGACAATACCATCAATGATATTGACGACTTTTTGAATCGCTACAACGGAATTCAAATTCGACCTGACGCCCAAAACACATCGGTTTTAGGCTTTTCACCTTCACCCAACAATACGTTTCTTCGTTTGTATTATACGGTTCCTGATGAAATTGAAGATCAAGAATATGAAAAAGATTTTTCAGTGAATGGAGTTAAATTATTCAATCATATTGAAAGTGATCGTACAGGAACCATTTTTCAAGATTTAAACAATCAAGAAACCGATGCAATAGCAAGTGAAACTACGGATGACAAAAGCTATATACAAGCAGGAACGGGAATTGCATTAAAAGTGGAAATTCCACATATAAAAAATTTATTTGATGTTGCCGGAGAAAATGGCGTGTTGATGAGTGCCAATTTGCGTTTTAGACCTTCGTTGAATTCGTATACACAAAATTTAACCATCAGAGATTCGCTCGTTACGTTCATTCTCGATCAAAATACCGAAGTAGAATCGCAATTATTTCAATTAGACGGAAGTCCTGTATATGCTGAGATTGAAGATCAAAATGATGAATTTAATACCTTGACGTATAGCGTTCCGATTGACTTTTTTGTACAAACAAAATTACAAGAACGCTTTGAGCAAAATACGTCGCTGAGCTTTTATCCAGTGACGTTCAACAGTTCTGTAGATCGTTTTATTATTGATGGAGAAGGCAGCAGCAATAGCCGAAAAATAACGTTAGAAATCACCTATGCAGTTTATGAAGATGAAGAGTAG